A segment of the Staphylococcus ratti genome:
AAGATCAGGAGCCAAAAATATTATTATTGATTTAAGAAACAATCCAGGAGGACTTTTAGACGAGGCTGTTAAAATGTCAAATATTTTTCTTAAAAAAGATACAACAGTCCTTTATTTAGAAAAAGGGAAACAACAAGAAGCAATGAAAACGTCGAACGAACCGTTAGCTAATATTTCTGACTTGGATATTTCATTATTAGTTAATGAAGGGTCAGCAAGTGCATCTGAAATTTTTGCTGGTGCCATGAAAGACCATAATGTTGCGAAAATTTATGGTACTAAAACTTTCGGTAAAGGGATTGTTCAAACAACGCGTGAACTTGAAGATGGCTCAATTTTGAAATTTACAGAGATGAAATGGTTAACACCTAATAAACATTATATTCATGGAAAAGGCATTCAGCCTGATGTCAAAATCGATAGCTCAGATTTTGAAAATTTACATGTGATTCCGTCTAATCAAACATTTAAATTAGGTGATAATGATCAACATGTTAAATCTATCAAAATCGGTTTAAATGCTTTAAACTATCATACTGAGACTCAAAATACACAATTTGACAGTTCACTTCAAGCAGCTATCAAGCAATTCCAAAAAGCAGAAAAGCTTAAAGTTACCGGAGCGTTTGACAAAGAAACGAATCGTAAATTTACCGAACGCTTAGTTGAAAAAGCGCATGAAGAAGATAGCATGTTAGAAAAAACAATCCAACACATTAAGGAGTAACGATAATGTTTAGACGTGCGACTTTCGATGACATTGATGTTATTGTTAAATTAACAGAAGAAGCAAAAGCGCTCATGCTTAAAGATGAAAATCCTCAATGGGACCATCGCTATCCTTTGAAAACACACTTTGAAAGTGATATCACATCACATAGCATGTTTGTACTTGAAGATAATCACATAATTAAAGGCTTTATTGTCATAGATCAAAACGCGCCAGATTGGTATGATGAAATTGATTGGCCCGCAGATGTTACAAACGCCTATGTCATCCATCGCCTCGTTGCTTCAACAACGTTTAAAGGAAGTGCGCAACGCTTGTTTGATTTTGCAATAGAAAACGCAAAACAACATGACGTAAGTCTACTTCTAACAGACACATTTTCATTAAACCAAAGAGCGCAACGCTTATTTGAAAAAAATGGTTTTGTCAAAATAGGCGAAATGACGAGCAATACGTTTCCGTTTGACAAAGGGAAACCATTTTATGCATATTATAAAAATCTCAATGAATAGAGGGTTAGCATGGTTAAAATTGCTTTTACAGGAGGCGGAACAGTCGGTCACGTCTCAGTCAATTTAAGTTTAATTCCGACAGCAGAAGCACATGGGCATCAAACATTTTACATTGGTTCAAAAACAGGTATTGAACGCGAAATGATTTCTTCACAACTTCCAAATACACCTTATTTTGCTATTTCAAGCGGTAAGTTAAGACGTTATCTCTCTGTTGAAAATGCGAAAGACGTTTTTAAAGTGATGAAAGGGGTATTGGACGCGCGTCGTATTTTAAAAAAAGAGCAACCTGATATTTTATTTTCAAAAGGCGGGTTCGTTTCTGTTCCTGTTGTATTAGCTGCAAAAAGCTTAAATATCCCAACAATTATTCATGAATCAGATTTAACGCCCGGTTTAGCGAATAAAATCAGTATGAAATTTGCTAAAAAACTTTATGTTACTTTTGAAGAAACTCTAAAATATGTGCCAGAGGGAAAAGCTGATTTTGTTGGTGCTACAATTCGAGAAGATTTGAAAAATGGAAATCCATCGCGCGGCTATCAGCTTACTGGATTTAGTCCAGATAAAAAAGTCTTACTCGTCATGGGCGGAAGTATGGGAAGTTTGAAAATTAACGAAGCGATTCGACGCCAGTTAGATCAATTGCTTGAAACCTATCAAATCGTTCATCTAACAGGCAAAAATCTTAAAGACGATACCATTCAAAAATCTGGCTACATCCAATTTGAATTTTTAAAAGATGATTTAACTGATATTTTAGCAATTACAAATACGGTAATTTCTCGTTCAGGTTCAAACGCAATTTATGAGTTTTTAACTTTAAAAATTCCTATGTTGCTCATCCCACTTGGTTTAGACCAATCACGTGGAGATCAAATTGATAACGCGAAATATTTTGAAAAACAAGGGTATGCATCAATGATAGATGAATCTGAACTTTCAATTGAAACATTATGTCCTGAATTGAATAAAATTGAAAATACGCGTCAACAAATCATTCAAAATATGCAATCATTCAAAGAAAGCTTAACAAAAGAGGCACTACTTAATAAAATTATTGATGACGCAACATCGTAAAAAAGGAGGCGCATAGGTTGAATCATTGGAAACGTATTTCTTTATTAATCATTTTTACTTTAATTTTTGCAGTTATTGCGATGTTTCATGAATCAAGATTAGGCAAATGGATTGACACCGAAGTATACGAATTTATCTATTCTTCCGAAAGCTTTATCTCCACTTCTATTTTTTTCGGCGCTACACAAGTAGGCGAAGTGTGGGCGATGATGTGCTTATCTTTGTTGATGATTGCAATTTTAATGTTTTACAAGTATAAAATTGAAGCTTTATTTTTCGCATTAACTATGATGATTTCAGGCGCTACCAATCCAATCTTAAAAAATATTTTCGACCGAGAAAGGCCAACAATTTTGAGATTGATTGATATTACAGGATTCAGTTTTCCTAGCGGTCATGCAATGGGCTCAACAGCTTTCTTTGGAAGCCTAATATACATTAGCCATCGTATACTAAAAGGTAAGTCACAAGTCGTGGTCATGGCGCTATGTGCACTAATGATTTTACTGATTTCAACTTCTCGCGTTTATTTAGGTGTTCATTATCCTACTGATATCATCGCGGGGATTATAGGCGGCCTATTCTGCATTATACTGACACAACTCATTTTAAGAAAACCGCTCAAAATTTAATATGAACCATAAAAAGTGAGGTTGTGATACGTACGATAGCGTTTTCGTCTTACTTTTTTATACAAACAAAAAAGCTGTCGCACAAAAGTGTGACAGCTTTAAATTTAACGTTTAATCAAAACGACTATTTTTTTATACGGGCATATAAAAAGGGGATAGTACTTTGAAAATGCCTCAATCTAAAGAACGAATTGTAGTGGGGGGTCGTTGTGTGTGATTGAGAATCATTTTCAATTACATTATACCTTATTGAGAATGATTGTCAATTGAAAATCCAAATTTTTTTAAACTTTTAACTGGACGCATTTTGAAATATGATAGAGAAGAGGTGACATAATGAAAAAAGTATTAATAATAGAAGACGAACAAAATTTAGCACGTTTTATTGAACTTGAATTAAAATACGAGCAGTATGATGTAGACATTACTTATGATGGCTTATCCGGTTTGAATAAAGCGTTACAACAAAACTATGACATTATTTTATTAGATTTAATGTTACCCGAAATGGATGGGCTCGAAGTATGTCAACGGATACGCGCTCAAAAAGATACACCTATTATCATGATTACTGCTAAAGGAGAAGTTTATGATAAAGTCACTGGATTAGATAATGGCGCCGATGACTATATCGTCAAACCTTTTGAAATTGAAGAATTACTTGCAAGAATGCGCGCACTGGTACGTCGATATTCTGAAGAAAATCAACCTAACCCGGATATCATTAATATCGATGGGCTCATAATAGACAAACACGGTTTTAGCGTTTCATATGAGTCTCAAAATATTGAGTTAACAAAAACGGAATTCGATTTGTTGCTCGTATTAGCTGAAAATAAAAATCACGTATTACATCGAGAACAAATTTTAGATCATGTATGGGGCTATGAATCTGCTGTTGAAACGAATGTCGTCGATGTCTATATTCGTTATTTGAGAAATAAATTAAAACCTGTAGGTAAGCAAAAACTTATTGAAACCGTGAGAGGAGTAGGATACGTGATTAGACAATGAAACAATCCACTTTAAAAACGAAATGGACTTTTGTTACTACAATTATTACCTTTTTAATTATTTTTGTTTTTTGCTTACTCATTATCTACGCAATTAGCAGTCTCTTGAAACAACATGAATTAGAAAAAGCAGAGCGCAGTGTTGATGATATCTACAACTTATTAGAAAATAAACCTATCCAAAGTATTACAACCGTAGAATTCAATGCTGTAACAAACAGTTATCAAAAAGTAATTTTACATGATTACTATCATCGCAAAATCTTTGAGAACACCAATATGTCCAACATTCGTTACACTCCAGAATTTCATGCCTATGATTCTAGAAATGTAAAAATCATTAAAAATGATGAAGGCTCCTTTATTATTGTGTCTACACCTGTAGATACACCTTATTTTAAAGGCTATCTAACCGTCATCCATTCTTTAGATGATTATGACGATTTACTACGTTTTATAGCGTATTTAGCACTTATATTTGGACTTATTGCTTTATTTGTTACAGCGACGATCAGTTATATTTTTTCTTCTCAAATTACTAGACCTATCAATATTATTACTGAAAAAATGACACAAATACGCCGTGATGGTTTCCAAGAAAAATTATCTGCACCAACAAATTACGAAGAAACAGACGCCTTGATCGATACATTTAATAGTATGATGCTTAAATTAGAAGATTCTTTCAATCAACAGCGTCAATTTGTAGAAGACGCTTCCCATGAATTAAGAACGCCATTACAAATTATTCAAGGACATTTAAGTCTGATTAAACGTTGGGGGAAAAAGGACCCTGCTGTTTTAGAAGAGTCACTATCTATTTCAATCGAAGAGATGAATCGAATGTCAAAATTAGTTGAAGAACTATTACTACTGACTAAAAATGATATGCGACATACTGAAAATCAAATTGAAAAAGTAGACATTAATGAAGAAATTAAAACACGAATAAAAGCGATAAGGAAAATTCATGAAGCCTACACATTCACATTTAATACGACACAAGCATCTATTTACTTAAATATTAACGCCTTCCATTTCGAACAAATTTTACTTATCTTTTTTGACAATGCTATAAAATATGACACTAGAAACAAACGAATTAATATCGCTACAAAATTCATCAATAACCAAGTCATTATTGATATTACAGATCACGGCATAGGTATTCCTAAAGAAGACATTCACTATATATTCGATAGATTTTATCGTGTCGATAAATCCAGATCACGTCATCAAGGCGGCAATGGTCTAGGATTATCCATTGCCGAGAAAATCGTTAAATTATATCAAGGTCGCATTTCAGTTGAAAGCGAAGTGGGTAATTTTACAACTTTTACCATTAGCTTTAACGCCGGTCAGAACTAGAATTTACCCAGTTTTTTGCCTTTAAATGTTCACAAATTAATGCTATGATTGTCCTGTAAGCGTTTTTATTTATTCTGTGGAGGGTGGATTATGAAGAACGATAAACAGGTGACTGAGGCACCTGTAAACTTCGGAGCGAATTTAGGATTAATGTTAGAACTCTATGACCAGTTTTTAGAAGATCCAAGTTCCGTCACTGAAGATTTACAAGTGCTCTTTAGCACAATCAAAGATGGCAAAGCAACAGTATCACATTCATCTCATCAATCAAGCTCAGGAGATAGCACAATTAAACGAGTGATGAGGTTAATTGACAATATTAGACAATACGGGCATTTACAAGCAGATATCTATCCTGTGAATAAGCCTGAACGTAAGCATTTACCTAAATTAACCATTGAAGATTTTGATTTAGATCAACAAACGCTCGAAGGTATCTCTTCCGACATCGTTTCAGAACATTTCAAAGACATTTATGACAATGCATATGAAGCTATTTTGAGAATGGAAAAACGATACAAAGGGCCTATTGCCTTTGAATATACACATATCAATAATAGCAAAGAACGCACATGGCTAAAACGTCGTATAGAAACACCATATAAAGCAGAGCTCAATACAGAAGAGAAAAAAGCTCTATTTAAGCAATTAGCAAGTGTTGAAGGTTTTGAAAAATATTTACACAAAAACTTCGTAGGGGCAAAGCGTTTCTCTATCGAAGGTGTAGATGCCCTAGTGCCAATGTTATCACGCACAATTAAACGTGCTTGTGAAGAAAACATCTCTAATATTCAAATCGGTATGGCGCATCGCGGCCGTCTCAATGTATTGACGCACATTCTTAAAAAGCCATATGCAATGATGCTTTCTGAATTTATGCATACCGACCCTATGAAATTTTTACCTGAAGACGGTAGTTTAAAATTAACATCTGGATGGACAAGTGATGTGAAATACCATCTCGGTGGCGTAAGAATTATTAATGACCACGGTCAAGAACAACGCATTGTATTAGCTAATAACCCGAGTCATTTAGAAGTTGTAGCACCAGTTGTTACTGGACGTACGCGTGCAACCCAAGATAATACGAATCGTCCAGGCCAAGTCGAAACTGACTTTTGTAAAGGTATGCCAATCATCATCCATGGCGATGCTGCATATCCTGGTCAAGGGGTCAACTTCGAAACAATGAACCTAGGTAGCTTACAAGGTTACTCAACAGGTGGTACTTTACACATTATTACAAACAACCGTATTGGATTCACTACTGATCCTATCGATGGACGTTCCACAACATATGCGACGGATGTTGCTAAAGGTTACGATGTTCCAATTATGCATGTTAATGCTGATGACGTTGAAGCGACGATCGAAGTCATCGATATCGCTATGGAATTCAGAAAAGCTTTTAATAAAGACGTTGTCATTGACTTAGTCGGTTACCGTCGCTACGGTCATAACGAAATGGACGAACCTACGCTTACTAACCCATTACCATATAAAGATATTAAACACCATGATACAGCTGAAATCATATACGGTAATCGCTTAATTGAAGAGGGTATCATTAACAAAGATGAAATGGACGAAGTCATTTCAAACGTTCAAAAAGAAATGCGTCAAGCGCATGACGCCATCGATAAAAATGATAAAAACGATAATACAGATATGGACATTCCGGAAGGTATTTCAAAACCTTTACAAAGTAATGAAAGCGAATTGTCTCTTGAACGTTTAAAAGAAATTAATGATGCGATGCTCACATACCCAGAAGGATTTAATGTATTTAAAAAATTAAATCGAATTTTAGAGCAACGTCGTGCACCTTTCGAAAGTGACGAAGGGTTAGTAGATTGGGCACATGCAGAACAATTAGCATTTGCTACAGTGATGCAAGAAGGTACACCAATTCGTATGACGGGACAAGATAGTGAACGTGGTACATTTAGTCATCGTCATGCAGTCCTCCATGACCAAGAAAATGGTGATGTTTTTGTACCTTTACAACACGTTCCAAATCAAAAAGCTACGTTCGACATTCACAATTCACCATTATCAGAAGCTGCAGTTGTTGGTTTTGAGTATGGTTATAACGTTGAACATCCAAGTTCCTTCAATATTTGGGAAGCTCAATTTGGTGACTTTTCAAATATGGCACAAATGTATTTCGATAATTTTATATTCTCTGGAAATGCTAAGTGGGGAGAACGCTCAGGTTTAACTTTCTTCTTACCACATGCTTTTGAAGGACAAGGACCAGAACATTCATCTGCACGTTTAGAGCGATTTTTACAACTGGCGGCTGAGAATAATATGACCGTGTGTAACTTATCAAGCTCAAGTAACTACTTCCATTTATTACGTGCACAAGCAGCAAGCTTAAATACAGAAGCAATGCGTCCGCTTGTGATTATGTCTCCTAAAGGCTTATTACGTAATAAAACAGTAGCGAAACCTATCAATGAATTTACACAAGGTGGATTTGAGCCTGTTTTAGTCGAAAATCATGATGCTTCAAAAGTGAAAAAAGTAATTTTGGCTACTGGTAAAATGTTTATCGATTTAAAAGAAAGACTTCAAAAAGAGCCTAATCCAAAAATTCTTTTAGTTGCAGTTGAACGTCTCTACCCATTCCCTGAAGAAGAAATAGCAACATTATTGCAATCTCTTAAGGGTGTAGAGTCTGTAACATGGGTTCAAGAAGAACCACAAAACCAAGGTGCTTGGCATTTTGTATATCCTATACTTACTCGCATACTTGGTAAAGATCTTCCACTATATTATGAAGGTCGTAAACACCGCGCAGCACCGTCTGAAGGTGATGGAGAAATACACAAACTCGTTCAAAATATCATTATTGAAAAAAGTTTAAATATCTAGGGGGCATATAAAATGGCAGAGGTAAAAGTTCCAGAATTAGCAGAATCAATAACAGAAGGTACTGTTGCAGAATGGTTAAAAAAAGTTGGAGACAACGTTGAAAAAGGTGAAGCCATTCTTGAATTAGAAACAGACAAAGTAAATGTTGAAGTAGTTTCTGAAGAAGCAGGAACTTTACAAGAATTACTTGCTGAAGAAGGTGACACGGTTGAAGTAGGACAAGCGATTGCCGTTGTTGGTGAAGGGGGAAGTAGCACATCTTCTAACTCTGAAAACAAATCAGGATCTGAGTCGAAAGAAGATAAAAAAGACGCTACATCTGACAAGTCGAACGATGATGCCTCTTCAAAAGAAGCACAAACAAATGACAACACTTCAAAAGAGCGTATTAATGCAACACCTTCTGCACGCAGAGCCGCGCGCGAAAAAGGTATTAGCTTAAATGAAGTGAATAGCATTGTACGTAAAGAAGATGTTGAGCGTGGTCAACAAGCGAAAGCTGCTTCAACAAGTGAAAAATCTGAAAAAGCAGAATCAAAACCACAAAAACCGGCAACACCTAATAAACCAGTTGTTCGAGAAAAGATGAGTCGTAGAAAGCAAACAGCTGCTAAAAAATTGTTAGAAGTTAGCAATAATACTGCAATGCTAACAACATTTAACGAAGTGGATATGACAAACGTTATGAATTTACGTAAGCGTAAAAAAGATAAGTTTATGGAAGATCATAACGGTACAAAATTAGGATTTATGTCTTTCTTCACAAAAGCAGCAGTTGCAGCACTTAAAAAGTATCCTGAAGTGAATGCAGAAATCGATGGAGACTACATGGTTACTAAGCAGTTCTATGATATCGGTGTAGCGGTTTCAACACCTGGAGGATTATTAGTACCTAATGTACGGGACTGCGACAAGAAAAACTTTGCTGAAATCGAAGAAGAAATCGCGAACTTAGCTGCCAAAGCGCGCGATAATAAACTTTCCTTAGATGATATGATGAACGGTTCATTTACTATTACAAACGGTGGTATCTTTGGCTCAATGATGTCTACACCAATTATTAATGGTAATCAAGCTGCAATATTAGGTATGCATTCAATTATCACTCGTCCTATAGCTGTCGATGGCGATAAAATTGAAAATAGACCTATGATGTATCTTGCATTAAGTTATGATCATAGAATTATTGATGGTAAAGAAGCTGTTGGCTTCTTGAAAACAATTAAAGAATTAATCGAGAATCCTGAAGATTTACTATTAGAATCTTAATATCCACTGATGATAAAAAGAGCAGAACTGAAATCAATAAGATTTCATCGTTCTGCTCTTTTTCTTTAATACGTCTATTACAATGTGCATTGTTGAATTTAAATAGTTGTGCACTTTATATAGTAGATATATATAATAATTAAGTAGCAAACTTCCGATTGCTACTTCGAGTCTCGCTTTCCCAGGCGCCTTACCTCTGCATGAACACGTTTGAATGTAATGATATACGTGTTCAGTACACATGTGAACGTAAGTGAGCAGGTGTTCCTTTTCAACGCAGTCTATGACTGGTTTCTAACTGTTATTAGAAACCTAGTCATAGTTGCGGGGGAGATACTACGAAATCAATGTTATGTGATTTCTGTATCTCTCCCTGATTTTCGGTTTCGGCTCTATGCCTCGGGAGTCTCGACTCGGTACGCAATCTATTTAAGCAATTTCACTAGTAAAGAGTGGGGTTGCTTTTCTTTGGTTTTTTATACAGTCTAAAAATACGATTTTTGAAGTTATAAAAGTTGCGATAACCATATGAAATTCTTTTAATCAGTTTAAATCCCTTCAATTGCACCATTGTTAAATTGAGGGAGTTTAATCATACAAGCAATGATATCCTCATGCTTTCTGTAGAAGCATAACACTTTCCATAAGCTACGAGAAACTTCGTTTTTATGAACGGAATATAATGATGATATGTAACGAAGTTAATTACACACTGTCAATACTTCTCTAAAATCTACATTTTCTTCAACTTTATTGATTTTAATATTACTATATTTAATAGATCATTACACATGGGCGCAATATATCACCTTTATTTTTTCTTTGGTCACTTAAAATTATAGAGACATTTGCATTATTTTTGGACAAAAAAGCGGGAGTGGGACAGAAATCTATTTGATTTCGTTGTCCCACCCCCACAAGGCTGACTAGGATTGAAAGGAGCTAGTAAGCGAAGTTTCAATCCAGACAGCTACTGTGACTTTTTAACTGTTATTCTCTCATTAAATG
Coding sequences within it:
- a CDS encoding S41 family peptidase, with product MLPHKENTKTKGKKYLSLSQFIVGIILTVILTTIAVVGGMYFWHQHTQDQKVTANSEKLSKVYETLANDYYKSPNKDKLLENAIKGMTKGLNDPYTEYIAKDKTKAFNEDVTGDFVGIGAEMQQKGDHIMITSPMKASPAEKAGLKPKDILKAIDGKSVKGKSLNEIIPNIRGEKGTNVTLTIERGSETKDFTVTRDTIHVKSVEVEQKDKITVFKVNKFQEGTSAELKSAIQKAQRSGAKNIIIDLRNNPGGLLDEAVKMSNIFLKKDTTVLYLEKGKQQEAMKTSNEPLANISDLDISLLVNEGSASASEIFAGAMKDHNVAKIYGTKTFGKGIVQTTRELEDGSILKFTEMKWLTPNKHYIHGKGIQPDVKIDSSDFENLHVIPSNQTFKLGDNDQHVKSIKIGLNALNYHTETQNTQFDSSLQAAIKQFQKAEKLKVTGAFDKETNRKFTERLVEKAHEEDSMLEKTIQHIKE
- a CDS encoding GNAT family N-acetyltransferase gives rise to the protein MFRRATFDDIDVIVKLTEEAKALMLKDENPQWDHRYPLKTHFESDITSHSMFVLEDNHIIKGFIVIDQNAPDWYDEIDWPADVTNAYVIHRLVASTTFKGSAQRLFDFAIENAKQHDVSLLLTDTFSLNQRAQRLFEKNGFVKIGEMTSNTFPFDKGKPFYAYYKNLNE
- a CDS encoding undecaprenyldiphospho-muramoylpentapeptide beta-N-acetylglucosaminyltransferase codes for the protein MVKIAFTGGGTVGHVSVNLSLIPTAEAHGHQTFYIGSKTGIEREMISSQLPNTPYFAISSGKLRRYLSVENAKDVFKVMKGVLDARRILKKEQPDILFSKGGFVSVPVVLAAKSLNIPTIIHESDLTPGLANKISMKFAKKLYVTFEETLKYVPEGKADFVGATIREDLKNGNPSRGYQLTGFSPDKKVLLVMGGSMGSLKINEAIRRQLDQLLETYQIVHLTGKNLKDDTIQKSGYIQFEFLKDDLTDILAITNTVISRSGSNAIYEFLTLKIPMLLIPLGLDQSRGDQIDNAKYFEKQGYASMIDESELSIETLCPELNKIENTRQQIIQNMQSFKESLTKEALLNKIIDDATS
- a CDS encoding phosphatase PAP2 family protein → MNHWKRISLLIIFTLIFAVIAMFHESRLGKWIDTEVYEFIYSSESFISTSIFFGATQVGEVWAMMCLSLLMIAILMFYKYKIEALFFALTMMISGATNPILKNIFDRERPTILRLIDITGFSFPSGHAMGSTAFFGSLIYISHRILKGKSQVVVMALCALMILLISTSRVYLGVHYPTDIIAGIIGGLFCIILTQLILRKPLKI
- a CDS encoding response regulator transcription factor, coding for MKKVLIIEDEQNLARFIELELKYEQYDVDITYDGLSGLNKALQQNYDIILLDLMLPEMDGLEVCQRIRAQKDTPIIMITAKGEVYDKVTGLDNGADDYIVKPFEIEELLARMRALVRRYSEENQPNPDIINIDGLIIDKHGFSVSYESQNIELTKTEFDLLLVLAENKNHVLHREQILDHVWGYESAVETNVVDVYIRYLRNKLKPVGKQKLIETVRGVGYVIRQ
- a CDS encoding HAMP domain-containing sensor histidine kinase — protein: MKQSTLKTKWTFVTTIITFLIIFVFCLLIIYAISSLLKQHELEKAERSVDDIYNLLENKPIQSITTVEFNAVTNSYQKVILHDYYHRKIFENTNMSNIRYTPEFHAYDSRNVKIIKNDEGSFIIVSTPVDTPYFKGYLTVIHSLDDYDDLLRFIAYLALIFGLIALFVTATISYIFSSQITRPINIITEKMTQIRRDGFQEKLSAPTNYEETDALIDTFNSMMLKLEDSFNQQRQFVEDASHELRTPLQIIQGHLSLIKRWGKKDPAVLEESLSISIEEMNRMSKLVEELLLLTKNDMRHTENQIEKVDINEEIKTRIKAIRKIHEAYTFTFNTTQASIYLNINAFHFEQILLIFFDNAIKYDTRNKRINIATKFINNQVIIDITDHGIGIPKEDIHYIFDRFYRVDKSRSRHQGGNGLGLSIAEKIVKLYQGRISVESEVGNFTTFTISFNAGQN
- a CDS encoding 2-oxoglutarate dehydrogenase E1 component — translated: MKNDKQVTEAPVNFGANLGLMLELYDQFLEDPSSVTEDLQVLFSTIKDGKATVSHSSHQSSSGDSTIKRVMRLIDNIRQYGHLQADIYPVNKPERKHLPKLTIEDFDLDQQTLEGISSDIVSEHFKDIYDNAYEAILRMEKRYKGPIAFEYTHINNSKERTWLKRRIETPYKAELNTEEKKALFKQLASVEGFEKYLHKNFVGAKRFSIEGVDALVPMLSRTIKRACEENISNIQIGMAHRGRLNVLTHILKKPYAMMLSEFMHTDPMKFLPEDGSLKLTSGWTSDVKYHLGGVRIINDHGQEQRIVLANNPSHLEVVAPVVTGRTRATQDNTNRPGQVETDFCKGMPIIIHGDAAYPGQGVNFETMNLGSLQGYSTGGTLHIITNNRIGFTTDPIDGRSTTYATDVAKGYDVPIMHVNADDVEATIEVIDIAMEFRKAFNKDVVIDLVGYRRYGHNEMDEPTLTNPLPYKDIKHHDTAEIIYGNRLIEEGIINKDEMDEVISNVQKEMRQAHDAIDKNDKNDNTDMDIPEGISKPLQSNESELSLERLKEINDAMLTYPEGFNVFKKLNRILEQRRAPFESDEGLVDWAHAEQLAFATVMQEGTPIRMTGQDSERGTFSHRHAVLHDQENGDVFVPLQHVPNQKATFDIHNSPLSEAAVVGFEYGYNVEHPSSFNIWEAQFGDFSNMAQMYFDNFIFSGNAKWGERSGLTFFLPHAFEGQGPEHSSARLERFLQLAAENNMTVCNLSSSSNYFHLLRAQAASLNTEAMRPLVIMSPKGLLRNKTVAKPINEFTQGGFEPVLVENHDASKVKKVILATGKMFIDLKERLQKEPNPKILLVAVERLYPFPEEEIATLLQSLKGVESVTWVQEEPQNQGAWHFVYPILTRILGKDLPLYYEGRKHRAAPSEGDGEIHKLVQNIIIEKSLNI
- the sucB gene encoding dihydrolipoyllysine-residue succinyltransferase, which gives rise to MAEVKVPELAESITEGTVAEWLKKVGDNVEKGEAILELETDKVNVEVVSEEAGTLQELLAEEGDTVEVGQAIAVVGEGGSSTSSNSENKSGSESKEDKKDATSDKSNDDASSKEAQTNDNTSKERINATPSARRAAREKGISLNEVNSIVRKEDVERGQQAKAASTSEKSEKAESKPQKPATPNKPVVREKMSRRKQTAAKKLLEVSNNTAMLTTFNEVDMTNVMNLRKRKKDKFMEDHNGTKLGFMSFFTKAAVAALKKYPEVNAEIDGDYMVTKQFYDIGVAVSTPGGLLVPNVRDCDKKNFAEIEEEIANLAAKARDNKLSLDDMMNGSFTITNGGIFGSMMSTPIINGNQAAILGMHSIITRPIAVDGDKIENRPMMYLALSYDHRIIDGKEAVGFLKTIKELIENPEDLLLES